One window from the genome of Salvia miltiorrhiza cultivar Shanhuang (shh) chromosome 7, IMPLAD_Smil_shh, whole genome shotgun sequence encodes:
- the LOC130992303 gene encoding DNAJ protein JJJ1 homolog translates to MASSEKRCLYEVLGLSRDCSTDEIRSAYRRLALQRHPDKLVRSGLPEADATAAFQELVNAYEVLSDERERAWYDSHRNQILFSSSSSSTAAGGSSAFVPDLFSFFSNSVYSGYSDSGRGFYKVYRDLFEKIYANELNFAKKLGMPLPREAPVMGNLESPYVQVTAFYSYWLGFTTVLEFFWADQYDAMAGPNRKSRRLMEEENKKLRKKARREYNETVRGLAEFVKKRDKRVIDMQIKRNEEMERKREEEKQRKKELERQKAEKARNYEEPEWAKVEDFEEDESEDALEEKKNEFYCVACSKKFRSDKQWKNHEQSKKHKEKVAELREAFREEDMEYEAEGGKVEEADGSDIGYLSADDGMSKLQEQFEGGLGIQEDYSDDGQNEFSEAVEFEDPKDFSGRNGVAEGMGPEVKDDDDNDDGDEASIFESMLSGRRSRNKARNQPRSPATKTQMESDGDELDFMEYNDTKGSRSNRGRRRRRGRRQEEAELAKPSTAERKDRAEEDEECDDDAAESVSQPLRESETIRTTDDVREKVHKHAEQAVNKKFTAKKENASKSKVASKGSKQKVSKRGPDNICEKCGEEFESKNKLHKHLGETGHASLKR, encoded by the exons ATGGCGTCGTCGGAGAAGCGGTGCTTATACGAAGTCCTCGGCCTCAGCCGCGACTGCTCCACCGACGAAATCCGCTCCGCCTACAGGCGCCTCGCCCTCCAGCGTCACCCGGACAAGCTCGTTAGGAGCGGCCTCCCCGAGGCTGACGCCACCGCGGCCTTCCAGGAGCTCGTCAACGCCTACGAGGTTCTCTCCGACGAGCGCGAGCGCGCCTGGTACGATTCCCACCGCAATCAGATCCTCTtctcctcctcttcctcctccacgGCCGCGGGCGGCTCCTCGGCCTTCGTGCCCGATTTGTTTTCCTTCTTCTCCAATTCGGTCTACTCCGGCTACTCCGACTCGGGGAGGGGGTTTTACAAGGTTTATAGGGATCTCTTCGAGAAGATTTACGCGAATGAGTTGAATTTCGCGAAGAAATTGGGGATGCCGCTGCCCAGGGAAGCTCCGGTCATGGGCAATTTGGAGAGTCCCTATGTTCAG GTCACAGCATTTTATAGTTACTGGTTAGGGTTTACAACAGTACTGGAATTCTTTTGGGCGGATCAATATGATGCTATGGCTGGCCCAAACAGGAAGTCAAGGAGGTTAATGGAAGAGGAGAACAAGAAGTTGAGGAAAAAAGCGAGAAGGGAGTATAATGAAACAGTTCGGGGATTGGCTGAGTTTGTGAAGAAGAGGGATAAAAGAGTAATCGATATGCAAATAAAGAGGAATGAGGAgatggagagaaagagagaggaggagaAACAGAGGAAGAAAGAACTGGAGAGACAGAAAGCAGAGAAGGCTAGGAATTATGAGGAACCCGAGTGGGCTAAAGTAGAGGATTTTGAGGAGGATGAGAGTGAAGACGCCTTGGAGGAAAAGAAAAACGAATTCTATTGTGTAGCATGTAGCAAGAAGTTCAGGAGTGACAAACAATGGAAGAATCACGAGCAGTCCAAAAAGCACAAAGAGAAGGTGGCAGAACTGCGGGAAGCATTCCGTGAAGAGGATATGGAATATGAAGCAGAAGGGGGCAAAGTGGAAGAGGCTGATGGAAGTGACATTGGTTACTTGTCAGCAGATGATGGAATGAGTAAATTACAGGAGCAGTTTGAGGGAGGGCTTGGTATTCAAGAAGACTATAGTGATGATGGACAGAATGAGTTCAGTGAAGCAGTGGAGTTCGAGGATCCTAAAGACTTCAGTGGAAGGAATGGAGTGGCCGAAGGAATGGGACCAGAGGTAAAAGATGATGACGACAATGATGATGGTGATGAGGCGAGTATCTTTGAATCTATGTTGTCAGGGCGTAGGAGTAGGAACAAAGCAAGAAATCAGCCTAGGTCTCCGGCTACCAAAACTCAGATGGAGTCTGATGGTGACGAATTGGATTTCATGGAGTATAATGACACAAAGGGTTCACGAAGTAACAGGGGACGCAGGAGGCGAAGAGGTAGAAGACAAGAAGAAGCAGAACTAGCGAAACCTAGCACTGCGGAGAGAAAAGATAGGGCTGAGGAAGATGAAGAGTGTGATGATGATGCTGCGGAGTCAGTTTCCCAACCTTTACGAGAATCTGAGACTATCAGGACAACAGATGATGTAAGGGAAAAGGTTCATAAGCATGCAGAGCAAGCTGTAAACAAGAAATTTACAGCAAAGAAAGAAAATGCTTCCAAGTCGAAGGTTGCATCCAAAGGAAGTAAACAGAAG GTTTCAAAAAGAGGTCCTGACAACATATGTGAGAAGTGTGGAGAAGAATTTGAATCCAA GAATAAACTTCACAAACATTTGGGAGAAACTGGTCATGCCTCACTAAAACGTTAA
- the LOC130992302 gene encoding probable polygalacturonase At3g15720, whose translation MDYDHVIIFLLLSWIASSAIGATNIYNVLSYGAVGNGKADDSQAFLKAWNAACQAPVRSGVIPVVYVPAKKTFLLDPLTFKGPCKSSRIYMLVSGNIVAPVKTAWSGKQVEGWIIFTSVNGLIIKGKGVFDGKGASWWPSTPCYNDPANGVLCKGPAGMIFRRCDGLRLDGFTKINGPGSHMVIMSTNDAVVSNLIIIAPGDSPNTDAIDISGSTRVQIRNSFIATGDDCIAITAGSSNIDISGITCGPGHGISIGSLGGGGLDVVENVRVRNCTLKNTLTGVRIKTVQGGKGYARKISFQGIKFEAVDNPIQIEQFYCPLQQNCRNDTSSVAISDVTFSAISGTSIAENVISLKCSQTNACKNIRLDRVYIKPSNPKNKVSAVCFNAHGIATHTKPAVKCLLP comes from the exons ATG GATTATGATCATGTCATCATATTCTTGTTATTATCGTGGATTGCTTCTTCTGCAATTGGAGCAACAAATATTTACAACGTTTTGAGTTACGGAGCTGTCGGAAATGGAAAAGCCGATGATTCGCAA gcATTTTTGAAGGCGTGGAATGCAGCATGCCAAGCTCCGGTTAGATCGGGTGTTATCCCTGTAGTTTATGTACCTGCAaagaagacctttcttttggacCCTTTGACCTTCAAGGGCCCATGCAAGTCTTCTCGTATTTACATGCTG GTGTCCGGAAATATTGTAGCACCGGTGAAAACAGCATGGAGTGGGAAACAAGTAGAAGGATGGATCATATTTACTAGTGTGAATGGCCTTATTATCAAAGGAAAAGGCGTGTTTGATGGGAAAGGCGCTTCTTGGTGGCCTTCTACACCCTGTTACAATGATCCAGCTAAT GGTGTTCTCTGCAAGGGACCAGCT ggGATGATATTCCGGAGATGTGACGGGCTAAGGCTAGATGGATTTACAAAAATTAATGGCCCCGGTAGCCATATGGTAATTATGTCTACTAATGACGCCGTCGTCTCTAATCTCATTATAATCGCCCCCGGAGATAGCCCTAATACAGATGCAATCGACATTTCCGGCTCCACTAGAGTACAAATTAGGAATTCTTTCATTGCAACAG GTGATGACTGCATTGCTATAACTGCGGGATCTTCCAATATTGATATTAGTGGAATTACATGCGGGCCGGGTCATGGTATCAG TATTGGATCGTTGGGAGGTGGAGGGTTGGATGTGGTTGAGAATGTACGCGTCCGAAATTGTACTCTCAAAAACACTCTCACTGGAGTCAGAATTAAGACCGTGCag GGAGGCAAAGGATATGCAAGAAAGATATCATTTCAAGGAATAAAGTTTGAGGCTGTGGATAACCCCATTCAAATAGAACAATTTTATTGCCCTCTTCAACAGAATTGCAGAAATGAT ACATCATCAGTGGCGATAAGCGATGTGACGTTCAGTGCAATAAGTGGAACATCAATTGCAGAGAATGTGATTAGTTTGAAATGCAGCCAAACAAACgcatgcaaaaatataagattagATCGAGTTTACATAAAACCGTCCAATCCCAAAAACAAAGTTTCTGCGGTTTGTTTCAATGCTCATGGAATAGCCACTCACACAAAACCAGCTGTCAAGTGTCTTTTGCCTTAG